One genomic window of Cyprinus carpio isolate SPL01 chromosome B8, ASM1834038v1, whole genome shotgun sequence includes the following:
- the LOC122138135 gene encoding uncharacterized protein KIAA1671-like, which translates to MSQPQRVALFPGMDPSALKNQLKKRGESDNQTDGPSPSQLSRSPKSPFLPRAARVLPPAGGKENGEESSPQWLKELKTKKRLSQYENDSTA; encoded by the exons ATGTCTCAGCCTCAGAGAGTGGCGCTCTTCCCTGGCATGGACCCATCTGCTCTCAAG AATCAGCTAAAGAAGAGAGGAGAGTCGGACAATCAGACAGACGGCCCTTCACCCTCTCAGCTCTCACGCTCACCCAAATCTCCATTCTTGCCTAGAGCCGCCCGTGtgctgcctcctgctggcggcaAAGAGAATGG AGAAGAGTCCTCACCTCAGTGGCTGAAAGAACTAAAGACTAAAAAACGTTTGAGTCAGTATGAAAACGACAGTACAGCCTGA
- the LOC109092106 gene encoding DBH-like monooxygenase protein 2 homolog isoform X1 produces MVTLSLVLLLLSVQWSWAQEDPLLPFSEHLDSEHKVRLKWGFDEIKGTILFELTINTNGWVGFGFSPKGGMTGADVVIGGVGPDGSYFTDRHAGGNSMPVVDQQQNYKLLSLTESDGKTVMKFQRSIDSCDKDDLPITDLAMKLIYAYGQTDDITYHSNRRGTKELNLLKYMPHVNPPNSSFFDITMVNFTVPAKQTYYHCKIMKARFGPKQHIYRIEPVIENFDLVHHLLLYRCPPTVTEPLEAECYTGVDGECMEVVAVWGVGGGAFEFPEVAGLPIGGNVGDFFYRLEVHYNNPNKSAGRVDNSGLRFYYTSELRLHDAAVLMTGLAVAPGYAIPPKAKSFLTYSMCDTANIPKVLETPHDLQVFSAMLHTHLAGRKVRVGLFRGGEQIDLLVADENYDFEYQEVTNLGKTKTVKLDDKLLVECTYNTENRDTLTWGGFSTTDEMCLAFIFYYPAMNLSGCASFPDLTSLQSAMGATDIDSWLNIMFTKTWNDTTISEYQQTLKSIDQFITVVNSLNNASSYKGTLPDLKVIPPAPCISGCVTKSLAVLSLLTCLAVQWASF; encoded by the exons ATGGTCACATTATCTCTTGTCCTGCTCTTGCTTTCAGTCCAGTGGTCCTGGGCTCAGGAAGACCCTCTTCTGCCTTTCTCTGAACACCTGGACTCTGAGCACAAGGTGCGGCTGAAGTGGGGATTTGATGAGATCAAGGGTACCATCTTGTTCGAGCTCACGATCAACACCAACGGCTGGGTCGGTTTTGGCTTCAGCCCCAAAGGAGGAATGACTGGAGCCGATGTTGTCATTGGAGGAGTTGGACCCGATGGCAGTTACTTTACG GACCGTCATGCTGGGGGGAATTCAATGCCTGTGGTTGACCAGCAACAGAACTACAAACTTCTGTCTCTGACTGAGTCTGATGGGAAAACAGTCATGAAGTTTCAAAGGTCTATCGATTCCTGTGATAAAGATGATCTACCCATCACT GATCTCGCCATGAAGCTGATCTATGCGTACGGACAGACTGATGACATCACGTACCACAGTAACCGAAGAGGCACAAAGGAGTTGAACCTGTTGAAGTACATGCCTCACGTCAACCCTCCAAACAGCAGCTTTTTTGACATAACAATGGTCAAT TTCACTGTACCAGCCAAGCAAACCTACTATCACTGCAAGATCATGAAAGCCAGGTTTGGTCCCAAACAGCACATTTACCGC ATTGAGCCAGTGATCGAAAACTTTGACCTTGTGCATCATCTGCTGCTGTACCGCTGCCCTCCGACTGTGACGGAGCCGCTTGAGGCGGAATGTTATACTGGAGTGGATGGGGAGTGCATGGAGGTCGTGGCTGTGTGGGGAGTCGGTGGAGGG GCTTTTGAATTTCCTGAGGTGGCAGGACTTCCAATTGGCGGAAATGTTGGAGATTTTTTCTACAGGCTTGAAGTGCATTACAACAACCCCAATAAAAGTGCAG GTCGAGTTGATAACTCAGGTCTGCGGTTCTACTACACATCTGAACTCCGTCTGCACGATGCAGCTGTTCTGATGACAGGGCTTGCGGTGGCCCCTGGGTATGCCATCCCACCCAAAGCCAAATCCTTCCTCACGTATAGCATGTGTGACACTGCTAATATTCCAAag GTGCTGGAGACACCACATGATCTTCAGGTGTTCTCTGCGATGCTGCACACACACTTGGCTGGGCGGAAGGTGCGAGTCGGACTCTTCAG AGGGGGAGAACAGATCGATCTTCTAGTTGCGGATGAAAACTATGATTTTGAATATCAGGAAGTGACAAACTTAGGTAAAACTAAGACAGTGAAGTTG GATGACAAATTGCTGGTGGAGTGCACCTATAATACTGAAAACCGAGACACACTCACATGG GGTGGGTTCTCAACTACAGATGAGATGTGTTTGGCCTTCATCTTCTACTATCCAGCTATGAATCTGAGCGGCTGTGCGAGCTTCCCTGATTTAACGTCTTTACAATCCGCGATGGGAGCAACAGATATCGA TTCTTGGCTCAATATAATGTTTACCAAGACTTGGAATGACACGACTATCAGTGAATACCAACAAACACTGAAGAGTATCGACCAGTTCATCACAGTTGTGAACTCACTT AACAATGCATCTTCATATAAAGGGACACTTCCTGATCTTAAAGTCATCCCACCTGCACCCTGCATAAGTGGCTGTGTGACCAAAAGTCTTGCTGTGCTATCGCTGCTCACATGTTTGGCAGTGCAGTGGGCTTCCTTTTGA
- the LOC109092106 gene encoding DBH-like monooxygenase protein 2 homolog isoform X2, whose product MTGADVVIGGVGPDGSYFTDRHAGGNSMPVVDQQQNYKLLSLTESDGKTVMKFQRSIDSCDKDDLPITDLAMKLIYAYGQTDDITYHSNRRGTKELNLLKYMPHVNPPNSSFFDITMVNFTVPAKQTYYHCKIMKARFGPKQHIYRIEPVIENFDLVHHLLLYRCPPTVTEPLEAECYTGVDGECMEVVAVWGVGGGAFEFPEVAGLPIGGNVGDFFYRLEVHYNNPNKSAGRVDNSGLRFYYTSELRLHDAAVLMTGLAVAPGYAIPPKAKSFLTYSMCDTANIPKVLETPHDLQVFSAMLHTHLAGRKVRVGLFRGGEQIDLLVADENYDFEYQEVTNLGKTKTVKLDDKLLVECTYNTENRDTLTWGGFSTTDEMCLAFIFYYPAMNLSGCASFPDLTSLQSAMGATDIDSWLNIMFTKTWNDTTISEYQQTLKSIDQFITVVNSLNNASSYKGTLPDLKVIPPAPCISGCVTKSLAVLSLLTCLAVQWASF is encoded by the exons ATGACTGGAGCCGATGTTGTCATTGGAGGAGTTGGACCCGATGGCAGTTACTTTACG GACCGTCATGCTGGGGGGAATTCAATGCCTGTGGTTGACCAGCAACAGAACTACAAACTTCTGTCTCTGACTGAGTCTGATGGGAAAACAGTCATGAAGTTTCAAAGGTCTATCGATTCCTGTGATAAAGATGATCTACCCATCACT GATCTCGCCATGAAGCTGATCTATGCGTACGGACAGACTGATGACATCACGTACCACAGTAACCGAAGAGGCACAAAGGAGTTGAACCTGTTGAAGTACATGCCTCACGTCAACCCTCCAAACAGCAGCTTTTTTGACATAACAATGGTCAAT TTCACTGTACCAGCCAAGCAAACCTACTATCACTGCAAGATCATGAAAGCCAGGTTTGGTCCCAAACAGCACATTTACCGC ATTGAGCCAGTGATCGAAAACTTTGACCTTGTGCATCATCTGCTGCTGTACCGCTGCCCTCCGACTGTGACGGAGCCGCTTGAGGCGGAATGTTATACTGGAGTGGATGGGGAGTGCATGGAGGTCGTGGCTGTGTGGGGAGTCGGTGGAGGG GCTTTTGAATTTCCTGAGGTGGCAGGACTTCCAATTGGCGGAAATGTTGGAGATTTTTTCTACAGGCTTGAAGTGCATTACAACAACCCCAATAAAAGTGCAG GTCGAGTTGATAACTCAGGTCTGCGGTTCTACTACACATCTGAACTCCGTCTGCACGATGCAGCTGTTCTGATGACAGGGCTTGCGGTGGCCCCTGGGTATGCCATCCCACCCAAAGCCAAATCCTTCCTCACGTATAGCATGTGTGACACTGCTAATATTCCAAag GTGCTGGAGACACCACATGATCTTCAGGTGTTCTCTGCGATGCTGCACACACACTTGGCTGGGCGGAAGGTGCGAGTCGGACTCTTCAG AGGGGGAGAACAGATCGATCTTCTAGTTGCGGATGAAAACTATGATTTTGAATATCAGGAAGTGACAAACTTAGGTAAAACTAAGACAGTGAAGTTG GATGACAAATTGCTGGTGGAGTGCACCTATAATACTGAAAACCGAGACACACTCACATGG GGTGGGTTCTCAACTACAGATGAGATGTGTTTGGCCTTCATCTTCTACTATCCAGCTATGAATCTGAGCGGCTGTGCGAGCTTCCCTGATTTAACGTCTTTACAATCCGCGATGGGAGCAACAGATATCGA TTCTTGGCTCAATATAATGTTTACCAAGACTTGGAATGACACGACTATCAGTGAATACCAACAAACACTGAAGAGTATCGACCAGTTCATCACAGTTGTGAACTCACTT AACAATGCATCTTCATATAAAGGGACACTTCCTGATCTTAAAGTCATCCCACCTGCACCCTGCATAAGTGGCTGTGTGACCAAAAGTCTTGCTGTGCTATCGCTGCTCACATGTTTGGCAGTGCAGTGGGCTTCCTTTTGA
- the LOC109046997 gene encoding kazal-type serine protease inhibitor domain-containing protein 1-like, giving the protein MLMHIVMFAVLVLSIRPADGFPNYKDDYMDEDLATFDYYKDTGEFDEGNRTQHCEECVPELCPLPLGCRAGLVRDSCGCCSQCANLEGQTCDLGQRNIYYGLCGENLECKLDRSDGADAEEAEAQCVCLFQKPLCGSDGQTYMNICKYKEAAYSNPGLNVSDGPCRTVPIIKVPPHNLVNVTGSSIAFLCEVFAFPMALVEWRKDGKEVILPGDDPHISVQSRGGPQKYELSSWLQIEEASQMDSGTYRCIARNELGLVSATAILGVLPPDEMSTYLEQNLNEMMSYDRLQDYDRDYY; this is encoded by the exons ATGTTAATGCACATAGTTATGTTTGCCGTTTTGGTTCTGAGCATCAGACCTGCAGACGGTTTCCCAAATTACAAAGATGACTACATGGACGAGGATCTGGCCACCTTTGACTATTACAAAGACACGGGTGAGTTTGACGAGGGGAACAGGACGCAGCATTGTGAGGAGTGTGTGCCGGAGCTGTGCCCGCTGCCGCTGGGCTGTAGAGCGGGGCTGGTGCGGGACAGCTGCGGCTGCTGCTCTCAGTGCGCCAACCTGGAGGGACAGACCTGTGACCTCGGCCAGAGAAACATCTATTATGGACTGTGCGGAGAGAACCTGGAGTGCAAACTGGACCGATCGGATGGAGCAGACGCAGAGGAGGCAgaagctcagtgtgtgtgtttgttccagAAACCTCTGTGTGGCTCAGACGGACAGACTTACATGAATATCTGCAAATATAAAGAAGCGGCTTATTCTAATCCTGGACTCAATGTGAGCGACGGGCCGTGCAGGACAG TCCCCATCATCAAGGTGCCGCCGCATAATCTGGTAAATGTAACGGGCAGCAGTATAGCATTTCTCTGTGAAGTGTTTGCATTTCCCATGGCGCTAGTAGAATGGAGGAAAGATGGAAAAGAGGTCATTTTACCTGGTGATGATCCCCACATATCTGTTCAG TCACGAGGTGGCCCTCAGAAATATGAACTTTCCAGTTGGCTGCAGATCGAAGAGGCCAGTCAGATGGATTCTGGCACATACAGGTGCATCGCTCGAAATGAGCTTGGCCTCGTCTCAGCCACAGCAATTTTAGGAGTCCTGCCACCAG atgAGATGTCTACCTATCTGGAACAAAACTTGAATGAAATGATGAGCTATGACCGATTGCAGGACTATGACAGGGATTATTACTAA